Sequence from the Nocardiopsis sp. YSL2 genome:
CCCGTGCAGGTCCACTGGGCGTTCGCGTTGGCGCCCTCCTGCGTGCCCGCCTTGGCGTTGCCGGTGATGATCTGGAGGAACTCCGGCATCGCGGTCACCGGCCCCTGGCCGTGTCCGAGGAACTCGATGGTCGCCGACGACGCGGTCAGGATCCGGCCGACGTTGCCGTCCAGGCCGCCGCCCGGCTGGTCGGCGTCCCCTCCCTCGGCGGTGAGGTCGCGCAGCACCGGCCAGTAGTGCATGGACCGGTCCCCGTCCGCGCAGGTGGTGTCCCCCTTGGCGAGGATCCGGTTGTTGGTGCCGACGTCGTCGGTGAACCGGCCGACGTCCTGGTTGCCCACGTAGTCGTGGGTGTGCTGGGCGCCGTTGGGCACACCGGGGGCCACGATGATGTTCTCGGAGTTGAACAGGCCGTTCTCGTTGGTACCGCAGTCGATCGTGAAGCTGCCGGTGGAGGCGTCGCGGCCGGGTGCGGGCCCGTCCTCGCGCGGCGGGGCCTGCCCGATGTCGGCGAAGTCCTCGGGCCGGGGGCCGCCGGGCGGGTTTCCACCGTCGCCCGGGTCCCCGTCGCCGCCCGGATCGCCGGGTCCGCCGGGGTCACCGGGCTTGCCGTGGCCACCGGTATCGGGTCGGCGGTCGGCGCCCTCGCCACCGCCGGACGGGTACCAGTGGCCGAAGCCCACCAGCTGTCCCTCGTCGGAGGGGCCGGCGTCGGCGAGGACCACCGACGCCCCCGCCGCGGCCAGCAGCAGTGCGGCCGCGGCCCCGACCATGACACGTGCGCGGCCGTTCTCCCGGAACCGGCCCGGAGGCCGTGGTCGTTCGTCCATCTGTCTCGTGCTCCTCGGTTGTTCGGACGGGCGGCAGCGGTCGCGCCGCCCGTCGGCGGGGTGGAACGCGCGGTGCCCCGGACGGGGCGTGCGCGGAGGAGGGGACCGGGCCCGCCGGGGCCTGGTCTCCCGAGGGTCTCGGCCGCCCGCGGGAGGGGGCGGCGGAGGCGTGCGGGGGGCGGGGCACCGGAGGGGGCCGGGTACGTCGGGGGACGGGGACGCCGGGCTCCCCTCCGGTGCCCCTGTGGGGGGTGGGGGTGTGGTCCGGGCCGACCGGGCTCAGTTCTGCGGGCGCCGCTCCGGCGGGCGGGGCTCGGGCAGGTCCTCGTACTCGACCAGGCCGGTGCTCTCCAGCAGTGTGATGTGCCTGAGCACCATGAGCATGCCGTGCTGGCAGAAGGACCTGACCAGCTCGTTCCGGGTGCCGGCCCGGACCTCGGCCAGGACCGCGATGACCTCGCCGTGCGCGAAGCGCAGCCGGTTGGCGAAGACCCGGTCGAACTCCGCCCCGGACAGCCCGGACAGCTCGTCCATCCAGCGCTGCTGGTCGGGGTTGGGCGTGCTCGGCAGCCGCACGTCGAGCTGGGCGGCGACGCCGCGCAGCTGCTCGTCCATGAGGATGTGGTCCTCGGCCAGGGTCGCGCCGACCTCGCGGACCCGGTCCAGCTGCGCCCGGTCCTGGGCCTGCTGGCCGACCGGGATCTCCCACAGCCCGGCCTGGCGCACCTTGATCAGCGCGTCCACGTCGGCCGGCCCGAGGGGACCGAACTCGGTGCTCACCCAGTCGTTCCAGAACACGCCCGACACGCTCGTGGAGCCGTTGGGCGCGATCATGAAGACGGTCAGCGCGGCCACGACCAGGAAGCCGGCGACGCCGACCAGTTCGACCGAGCGGGGTGAGCGCCGGCGCAGCCGTCGGACGGCGGTACCGGACCCGGTGTCGGTGCGGTCGGCCCCCTCGTCCTGGCGGGGGGTGCTCCGGAGAACCATCGCGATCAGCTCCCGGACGGAGCGGGGGCGCCCGGGGTCGTCACGCGTGCGGCCGGCGTCGACCGGTCGTCGCCGCCGTACGCGCCACCGTCGCCGTAGCCGCCGCCGGAGCCGTCGGAACCGCCGGCGCCGGCCTGCCCGGGCTCGCCGGCGCCCTCCTGGGCGGCGGTGATCATCTGCCCGGCGGGACTGACGACGTACCAGGCCCCGCCCACGCCCTGACCGTTGACGTCACCGGGGGCGGCGTCTCCGGCGTAGGTGTACAGGGGCCATTCGGCGTAGGTCAGCTGCGGCGCGCCGTCGTCGCGCTCGATGGTGCCGACGAGGTCAGCGGTGGCCGCGCCCTGCGCGCCGACGGGGGCGTCCGCGGCCTCGGCGCGCAGGGGCGGCCAGGTCTCGGCACACCCGTCGAAGCACGTGGACGTGCCGGGGCCGTCGTCGGTGAAGAGGTAGAGGACGTTGCCGTCACCGTCGGTGAGGACGTCGCCGAAGCGGTCGTCCGCGACCGAGCCCAGGGCGGCGCCGCCCTCCCCGGCCGCCTCCTCCCCTGGACCTGCGGATGCCCCGTCGTCGGCTGGAGGTTCCTCGGGGTCGGCGACGCCGGCGGGGTCGGGGGTCGGGTCGTCGGTGGAACAACCGGTGACCAGGAGGAACGTGGCCAGGCCGAGCGCCGCGGCGCTCTTCGCCTCAGTGTTCACAGACCTCTCCCATCAGTGATGTTGCCGCTGGAATTTATCCGAACGTGATCGCTCGGAGATTGGCCAGTATGGACCTTTCGGTGGATTCACTGATGCCGAGAACTGGAACTCGGAACCGGACGGCACCGCTGAACTGGGGATTCGATCCAGAAAAAAATCCCACCGAGGCCTTGACACCACAGCCCGTCCACAGGATTCGCCCCGAACACCTGACGAGGGCGCCCGAACGGTGCTATCTTCGGCCGCTACGATCCCCAGTCGTAAACCTCCTACCAATTTCGCAGCGCCGCGCGGAACCGTACCGCCCGGCGTTTGACGAGGGGTGGACAGCATGTTCGGAAAACGCCGGGGACCCGGCCGGAACTCCCTCACCCGCAACGCCCGGAGGCGCCCGGCCGGCAACCGCGCACCGCGCCGCACACACTCGTGGATGTGGATATCACTGCTGGTGGGAGCAGTGGCAGCGAATACCCTCCTGGCCCTGACCGTGCCGGGGAGCCGCACCGTGATGCGCGCCGCCCAGGACGCACTGTGGACCTATTCCGGCGTGCTCGCGCTGGTCGGCCTCACCGTGACAACAGTTCTTGGCATTATCGCCACTGACCGCGTCTTCACCACTCCGCGCCAGCGCATAATCCACCAATCGTCCCACCGGTCCGTCGCTCTGATTTCCGTCGGATTCCTCTTTTCCCACGTCGCGCTCCAGATCTCCTTCACCCGCTTGAACGTCGGTAACGCATTGCTTCCGTTCGGTGCCGACGCGGCCGTGGTGTGTGGAATCCTCGCCAGCGACCTGCTTCTGGTCATCGTCGTCACCGGTGTGCTGCGGGGCCGGTTCGCCGGCGCCGCCCACGCGTGGACCTGGCGCGCCACACACCTGGCCGCCTACCTGTGCTGGCCGCTGGCCCTCGTGCACGGTCTGACCGCCGGACGCGCTGCGCCCGTGTGGGTCGTCGTCGCCTACATGCTGTGCCTGGTGGCCGTGTGCGCCGCCCTGGTGCTGCGCCTGGTGGTGACCTCGCGTCCCGAGTTCGTCGACCAGGAGGCCCCGCGCGCCGACTCCGAGCTGCTCTCCCCGCACGGCTCCACCGACGACGAACTGGAGTTCTGGTCGTCCATGCGCCCGGGAGGACGCCCATGACCACCGTCACCATCGGCCGGCCCCGCCTGACCGCGGGGCTGGACGCACACGAACGCGTCGACCACGACACCCACGTGCGCCTGCACGGCGGCCTGCCGCGGCTGGCCGCCGACGACCTCATCGCACTCGCCGGGCTCGGCGGCCTGCGCGGCCGCGGCGGCGCCGGGTTCCCCTTCGCCCGCAAGCTCCGCGCCGTGCAGCGCTCGGCGCACCACCGCCAGACCCCCGCCCGGGTGGTGGTCAACGCCGCCGAGGGCGAACCCGGTAGCGCCAAGGACGCGATGCTGGTGGAACGCGTGCCCCACCTGGTGCTCGACGGCGCCGAACTGGCGGCCCGCGCCCTCGGGGCGCGCGAGGTGGTGGTGGGGATCGCCGACCGGGCCGGCCGCGGCACCGACGACCCACTCCAGGAGTCGCTGCGCGCGGCGGTGGCCGAGCGCCGGTCCACCATCGGCTTCCGGGTGGTGCGGATGCCCCACCGGTTCGTGTCCGGACAGGCCGGCGCGCTCGTACAGGGCATCAACGGCAGGGCGCCGGTGCCGCCCGGCAACCCTCGGCGCACGAGCGAGAGCGGGGTCGCGGGCCTGCCGACGCTGCTGTCCAACGCCGAGACCTACGCCCACGTGGCACTGCTGGCCCTGGGCGGGGCCGACCAGTACGCGGCGGTGGGCACGGCCGACCAACCCGGGACGGTCCTGCTCACGGTCGGCGGATCCACGGTCGTGGAGGCACCCGCCGGTACCCCGCTGACGCGGGTCCTGCACGTGTGCGGGGTCTCCCCGGGCCAGGCGGTGCTCGTCGGCGGCTACCACGGCGCCTGGCTGGCTCCCGACGTCGTGGCCCGCGCGCACCTGTCGCGCCGGGAGATGGCCGACGTCGGGGGGACCCTGGGCGCGGGCATCGTCCTGCCGCTGTCCCGGACGACCTGCCCGCTGGGCGAGGTCGCCCGCGTCCTGCGCTATCTGGCCGACGAGAGCGCCGGCCAGTGCGGTCCGTGCCTGCGCGGCCTGCCCGCCCTCGCCGAGTCGTTCACCGCTCTGATCGGCGGCGAGGGCGCCCCGGAGGCCGTGCTCACCGCCGCGGGGGTCGGTGAGGGCAAGGGCGCGTGCGCGCACCCGGACGGCAGCGCGGTCTTCGCGCGCAGCGCGCTGGCGGTGTTCGCCGAGGACATGTCCACCCACGCCCTCACCGGGGGGTGCGGGCGCCCGGTCGTGGGCGAGCTGCCGCTGACCGACGAACCGGACCACCGGCACGCCCGGCTGCTGCTGGACTGGTCGCGCTGCGACGGGCACGGGCTGTGCGCGGAACTCCTGCCGGAGCTGGTCCGGCTGGACCGCAACGGCTACCCGGAGGAGCCGGACGTCCCGGTGCCCGAGCCGCTGGCCGGCGACGCCGAGCTGGCCGTGCGGATGTGCCCGGCCCTGGCCCTGCGCGTGCGCCAACCCTCGTAGCGGGAGAGCTCCCGCCCCGGTCGGGGCCCGCCGCCCTTGGACTGGTCCCCGACTCGCACGCGGCACCCGCCCGGCGGAGCCCGACGAAGCGGACCGTCCGCCGGGGTCAGCGCACGATGGCGACCGGGCCCCTGGCTCCGTGCAGGACGGAGTGGCTGACCGAGCCCAGCAGCAGGCCGCGGAAGCCGCCGCGCCCCCGGGAGCCCACGACGATGAGGTCGGCGGGCGTGGCCTCCTCCAACAGGGCGACCACCGGGTGCGCGCGCACCACCCGGGTGCTCACGGTCACCCCGGGGTGGCGCAGCCGCGGCTCGGCGATCTCCTCCTCCAGCGACTGGCGCGCGGCCTCGGCGGCGGTGGCGTCGTCGAAGAGCTCGGGCGGGATGGGGCCGGTCGCCGCGGCGAAGGCCACCAGCGGCTGCCAGGCGCTCACCGCCACGAGTTCGGTCCGCGCGAACTCCGCGTGGCGGAACGCGACGTCGACCGCCCGCCGGCTGGGCTCGGATCCGTCGGTCCCCACGATCACCCGTCCCCGCACCCCGTGGGCCGAGGCGTGCTCGCGGGGCAGCACGACCACCGGCACCGGGGCGCGGGCGGCCAGTTCGATGCCCACCGAACCCACGAACGCGGCGACGATCCCGCCCAGTCCGCGCGAGCCGACCACCACCGCCGCGCACCCCTCGGCGGAGGCCTCGGCCAGCAGGGCGTCGACCGGCCGCGCGTAGGACAACCGGGTCTGGACCTCCAGTTCGGGGAACAGACGGGCGACCCAGTCGCCGGCGTAGTCGAGCAGGAGGGACGCACCGCTGGTGTCGGTGTCGTCCGGGGGCACGGGTTCGGCGTCGCCGAGCCCGGTGAACGCGCCCACGCCCGCCAGCGGCCCCGCCGCCGTCACGATGCGGACTCCGAGGCCGCGTTGCGCGGCCTGGTTGGCCGCCCACTCCAACGCGTGGCGACTGGACTCGGTGCCGTCCACCCCCACGACCACCCACCGTGTCGTGGTTGCGCCGTCCATCGCGTGCGCCTTTCTTGTCGGTCGTCGCCCCCGGTTTCCCCGGGACGTCCTGATCGGTGTCTCCCGATCATCACCCGAGAACACGCACCCGCGCATAACGGTGCCGATGCGAGTCGGGTGAAGTAGTGTCCCAGCACGGTCGTCGACGTGGCGCGAGGGGTAGACCGATCCCGTTCGGCCCGTCGTCGCCCAACGTCGCGGGAACAGGGAGCGCGCCATGCCCCACACCATTTCGGACCATGTGCACTGGGACCAGCGGGACGGTCGTGTCGCGGCCGTGGCCGCCTCGATCGTCTTCAGTTTCTGGGTCGTGGAGGTCGTCCTGCCGGGTGTCGGGGCGGCGCAGGGCGTCCTGGCCGATCCCGACTCGTCCTTCGGCCGGTTCCTGGACGACGCGCACCGCATCGCGTCGATCCTGGTCGTGCTCGCCGCCGCCCTGGGCCTGTCCCTGGGCGCGCGCTGGTCGCGCCGGTGGCTGACGGTGTCGTGGGCCTCGATGGCGGTGTTCGGCGCCGCCTCGCTCACCGCGTCCGTGCTGCCCGGCCCGTGCGCGGTGTCCACCGACGTCGCGTGCGCCGCGGAGTCCCTGGTCGAGGGGCTCGCCGGAGCCACCGTGGCCCAGGCGGCGGTGTCCGTGGTCGCCATGCTCGCGGGCCTGCTGGGCGTGGTGTCCCTGGCGGTGAGCCTGCGGCTCCACGGGATCCGGTCGTGGCTGCCGGTGGCCGTCGTCGCCGCGCTCCAGGCCGTGGCTGTCACGGCCGTGCTGGTCCTGGCGGGCCGCGTGCTGGCCACTGACGGCTCCGGAGCCCCGGGGGTCACGCTCGGGCTCCTGGAACGCGCCCACCTGGTGACGGTCGCACTGTGGCTGCTCTGCGCCGGCGTCCTCCCCGGCCCGTGGAAGCGGACCCCCCGCAGCAGCCTCTCCGCGTCCGGCTAGCGGACTGTCCGGCTTCCCCCGGCGGGCATGACGGGCCCAGCCTGGGTGTG
This genomic interval carries:
- a CDS encoding DUF4142 domain-containing protein, with the protein product MVLRSTPRQDEGADRTDTGSGTAVRRLRRRSPRSVELVGVAGFLVVAALTVFMIAPNGSTSVSGVFWNDWVSTEFGPLGPADVDALIKVRQAGLWEIPVGQQAQDRAQLDRVREVGATLAEDHILMDEQLRGVAAQLDVRLPSTPNPDQQRWMDELSGLSGAEFDRVFANRLRFAHGEVIAVLAEVRAGTRNELVRSFCQHGMLMVLRHITLLESTGLVEYEDLPEPRPPERRPQN
- a CDS encoding DUF1996 domain-containing protein, with protein sequence MDERPRPPGRFRENGRARVMVGAAAALLLAAAGASVVLADAGPSDEGQLVGFGHWYPSGGGEGADRRPDTGGHGKPGDPGGPGDPGGDGDPGDGGNPPGGPRPEDFADIGQAPPREDGPAPGRDASTGSFTIDCGTNENGLFNSENIIVAPGVPNGAQHTHDYVGNQDVGRFTDDVGTNNRILAKGDTTCADGDRSMHYWPVLRDLTAEGGDADQPGGGLDGNVGRILTASSATIEFLGHGQGPVTAMPEFLQIITGNAKAGTQEGANANAQWTCTGFEDRAFPDRYPLCPEGSEVVRVFDFPNCWDGRNIESEDNRSHIVFAEEDGRCPQGFTAVPRLRQTLVYDVPDGPAFAVDGFPEERHAPITDHSDHINVMPRELMNEVVDCVNSGRDC
- a CDS encoding NADH-quinone oxidoreductase subunit NuoF family protein; protein product: MTTVTIGRPRLTAGLDAHERVDHDTHVRLHGGLPRLAADDLIALAGLGGLRGRGGAGFPFARKLRAVQRSAHHRQTPARVVVNAAEGEPGSAKDAMLVERVPHLVLDGAELAARALGAREVVVGIADRAGRGTDDPLQESLRAAVAERRSTIGFRVVRMPHRFVSGQAGALVQGINGRAPVPPGNPRRTSESGVAGLPTLLSNAETYAHVALLALGGADQYAAVGTADQPGTVLLTVGGSTVVEAPAGTPLTRVLHVCGVSPGQAVLVGGYHGAWLAPDVVARAHLSRREMADVGGTLGAGIVLPLSRTTCPLGEVARVLRYLADESAGQCGPCLRGLPALAESFTALIGGEGAPEAVLTAAGVGEGKGACAHPDGSAVFARSALAVFAEDMSTHALTGGCGRPVVGELPLTDEPDHRHARLLLDWSRCDGHGLCAELLPELVRLDRNGYPEEPDVPVPEPLAGDAELAVRMCPALALRVRQPS
- a CDS encoding DUF998 domain-containing protein — translated: MPHTISDHVHWDQRDGRVAAVAASIVFSFWVVEVVLPGVGAAQGVLADPDSSFGRFLDDAHRIASILVVLAAALGLSLGARWSRRWLTVSWASMAVFGAASLTASVLPGPCAVSTDVACAAESLVEGLAGATVAQAAVSVVAMLAGLLGVVSLAVSLRLHGIRSWLPVAVVAALQAVAVTAVLVLAGRVLATDGSGAPGVTLGLLERAHLVTVALWLLCAGVLPGPWKRTPRSSLSASG
- a CDS encoding universal stress protein, producing the protein MDGATTTRWVVVGVDGTESSRHALEWAANQAAQRGLGVRIVTAAGPLAGVGAFTGLGDAEPVPPDDTDTSGASLLLDYAGDWVARLFPELEVQTRLSYARPVDALLAEASAEGCAAVVVGSRGLGGIVAAFVGSVGIELAARAPVPVVVLPREHASAHGVRGRVIVGTDGSEPSRRAVDVAFRHAEFARTELVAVSAWQPLVAFAAATGPIPPELFDDATAAEAARQSLEEEIAEPRLRHPGVTVSTRVVRAHPVVALLEEATPADLIVVGSRGRGGFRGLLLGSVSHSVLHGARGPVAIVR